In the Acidobacteriota bacterium genome, GCCTCGGCATCCTGCACACGATCCTGTCGCGACACCGCCGCGCCCGTAATGGACTCGGAGTGCAGCCGAAAGGCCGCCAGGTGTTCGTCCAGAGTGTGAAACGTCGCGCCTGCCGTGGCCATGTCGGCCCACAATTCCATGTCCCAGGTAGACCGGCTGGTCTTGAAGCCGCGGGCTTTGTCGAACCACGATCGTCGAAAGAAGGTGGCCGGCTGGAACAGGACGCACGTGCCGTGAAGGAATCGATCCAGGTGCCAGCGGTCGCTGTAGACCCGCACGCCCAACTCGCCGGACGTATTCGCGAAATAGCCGTGACCCGAGATTACGTCGGCCGCCGGCTGTGCGGTCCACGACCTCACGCGTCCATTCGAGGACGTCGCGGCCGGTGGCCTCGCGCGCGTTGTCAATCAACACGTCCCATCCGCCGCCTAGTCGCCGCTTGGCGTCGATCGCCGCCACCACACACTGAGAGCCGAAACTGCGGGCAATGTCGGTGACCAGTGCCGGGTTGCGAACGGCGGCTGAGTTGACCGCCACCCTGTCAGCGCCGGCCCGAAGGAGCTCATCCACATCCTGAAGGGTGCGAACGCCGCCGCCCACGGTCAACGGGATGAAGGCGGCCTGTGCCGTCCGCTCGACCACGGATCGTGTGTTGTTCCGCCCATACAACGACGCGACCGTGTCGATGAACAGGAGTTCGTCGATCCCAGCAGCCGCGTAGCGCGACACGAGGTCGTCAGGAGTGCCAACCACCCGGAGGCCCTCCAGGTGCACGCCTCGCACGACGTGGGGGCCCTTGATATCGAGGCGCGCGATGAGACGCTTGGCGGTCATCAGCGCACGCGATGTTTCAGCACCCAGTCACCATTCGGTGCCAAGTCCCACAGGTGCGGCGAGCGGTTCCTGTCCACGGCCTCGAAGAACTGCGGCTCGGTGATGTTGATGTACGCCAGAAACTCCGCGAAGTGTCTGGCAGGAAACTCGCCGTCGTATTTGTGGACCAGCGCGACGGCTTCTTCACGGCTGATATGGCCATCACGAATCTCATGCGCGGCATCGTTCATCGCGCGCCCCTGACCGAACTTCACGAACATCGTGTAGTAGTGAAAGCCGTCCACACGGTCATCGAGGCTCGCGTATTTCGAATAGGTGCCTTCGGACCGCACGGGGTTGGGTTCGAATCCGGTGTGCTCGACCGCATAGTAGTAGTTCTCCTGCGGTTTCCACTCGTGGTAATAGGACATGTAGTGGATCTCGATTCCGGCGTCGATCGCCGCCCCTTCGGCAATCGGGAGGTACGGTGCGAGATCCTTACGCCCCACGCCGAATTCCTGAAGCCCGGTCTCGGAGACCCCGCCGAAGAAGTGCTCCTGGCCGGGCTTCGCGGTGTAATGCGCCAGATTCATCAGCGGTGACGCGTTTTCGGCAAGCGTATTGTGGTACTCGGCCTGGTTCTCCCCATACATGATCAACGGAATGCCCTCCTGGAGGGCCACACGCGCCGCGAGGTTCTTCTGGCCAATGATGAACGGCTGGAACGGGTTCAACAGATTCAGGAATGCGAGGCGGGTGAGTACTGCGTGAATTCTGGGATTTGGTGTCAGCGTGATGTTGTCGAAACCGCCCTTGCGCAGCCACTGCTGGAAGTTTTTCCAGCCAATGTCGGTGTAGGCATGCGGCGGCCAGGTAACCGTCAGGGGATTCATGCCGTAGCGCCGCTTGAGCACGTCAGAGACGTAGGCGCTATCCTTCCCGCCGCTGCCGGGAACCACTACATCCCAGCGGTCGTGGCGGCGGTGCCTGTCAAGAAGGGCGACCAACTGTTCCTCGCGCGCCCGCCAGTCGATCTGTTTCTTGATCTCGAGAAAGCGGCAGGCGTGGCATACCCCGTCCTCGTCGAAACCGACGGTAGCGATGGTCGAGTTCTTCTTTCGGAGCTCAGGCGATGTGGACGGTCGCTGGTTCGACATCACACATCGCGTGCAGAAGATCACCTTCTCGGGCAGGCCATGCAGGACAAACGGCTTGTCACGATGGGTCATGAAGGGCTCCAGCGACAGAAATTTGCGAGGAACGCGAGCCCAGCCGCGCTTGATCGTTCCGGGTGAAACTGGGTGCCCACCACATTGGCGCGCCGGACGGCAGCCGTGAACGCCACGCCATAGTGTGCCGTGGCTTCAACGTCTTCGAGAGCCGAACAGGAAAGGGCGAATGAGTGGACAAAGTAGAAGTAGGGCGAGGCCGGTAGAGACTCAAAGAGCGGCGATTGGGCGCGGGGTGTGACCGCACTCCACCCGATGTGAGGCAGCTTCAGCTCGGCGTCCAGTGGCTCCAGCGGCGTGACTGCGCCGGGAACCCACCCCAGTCCGTGAGCGTGCCCGAACTCGCTGCCCTCGTCGGCCATGATCTGCATTCCGACGCAGATACCAAGTAACGGGCGCCCGCTGTTCTTGAACGCGTTGAGTGAAGGAATCAGTCCCGACGTCGTGAGTTTCCGCCTGACTTCGGCAAACGCGCCAACGCCCGGCAACACGATCCGTTCCGCAGCCGCGATGACACCGGGGTCTCCGCTGAGCACCACACGCTGGCCCTGTGCGGCGACGACCGTGAGCGCGTTGACGATAGAGCGAAGGTTGCCGGATCCGTAGTCAACTACGACCAATTCGGACATCGCGCCACCTTGCCCGGCGGCCACGCCAGGCCCGCCGTATGTAAGAGCCCGTCCGAAAGCCTCTGCACCGTCAGATGATTCTAGTATGGCCGGCCGCGATCTGAAGCGGCGTATCATGGGCTGGTTCAGGATGATGGAAGTCAGTCAGCGGGAGCGATCGGGTTTTTTCAAGGCGGGCTGCATGGTCGTCGCCGAGGTGGCCCAGGCACACGACGGCAGCCTGGGTGCGGCGCATGCGTATGTGGACGCCGTGGCGCGGGCCGGCGTGGATGCCGTGAAGTTTCAGACCCACATCGCGGCCGCGGAGAGCACCCCGGCAGAGCCCTGGCGCGTCAAGTTCAGCCCCCAGGACGAGACGCGATTCGACTACTGGCGACGAATGGAGTTCACCGAGCCGCAATGGCGTGGACTGGCGAATCACGCCCGTGATCTCGGTATCGAGTTCCTGTCGACGCCTTTTTCGTTTGAGGCGGTGGACCTGCTCCATCGCCTTGATGTGCCAGCCTGGAAAGTGGGGTCTGGCGAAGTGCAGAATCTGGCTCTGATTGCTCACATCGCCAGTACCGGCAAACCCGTACTGCTTTCCAGTGGAATGTCGTCGTGGGAGCATCTCACCGACGCGGTTCAGGTCGTCCGGGAGCACGGCGCACCCGTGGCCGTGTTTCAGTGCACAGCCGCGTATCCCTGCCCGCCCGAAAACGTGGGATTGAACCTGCTCGACGAAATCCGTCGGCGATACGGCTGCCCGGTTGGGCTCTCCGACCACTCCGGCACCATCTACCCCGGAATCGCGGCCGCTGCCCTTGGCGCCGATCTCCTGGAGGTGCATGTCGTGTTCTCGCGCGACTGCCACGGGCCTGACACGTCGGCGTCAGTGACGACCGACGAGTTGCGTCAGCTCGTGCAAGGCGTGCGCGCGGTGGGCGCCATGCGAGCGCACCCGGTGGACAAGGACAAGACCGCTGCGGAACTCGCGGACCTGCGTCTCATCTTCGGCCACAGTCTTGTCGCCGATCGAGACCTTCCCGCCGGTCACACGCTTCGCCGCGAAGATATAGCTCTGAAGAAGCCCGGGACTGGCGTGCCGGCTGCGAGGGTGCACACGTTTGTCGGCCGTGTACTCAAGCGCGCGATCGCCGCAGACCATTTCATTCTGGAGAACGATGTCGATTAACCGAGGTGGGGCGCCGAGAAAGATTTGCGTCATCCTGGTTGACCGGGCCAACTATGGGCGCCTGAAGCCTGTGATGCGGGCGATTGCGGAGCACCCAGCGCTTGAACTGCAGGTCGTCGCGGCGGGAACGATGGTGCTCGAACGGTTCCAGCAGCCGGTGCAAATGGTGCGCCAGGATGGATTCTCCGTTGATGCCGAGATCTATCTGGAGCTCGAGGGATCGAAACCGGTCACGATGGCAAAGTCGCTCGGCTTCGGGATCGTCGAATTTGCCGGCGAATTGCAGAGGCTCGGACCCGACTTTGTGTTGCTGATTGGGGATCGGTATGAGGCCCTCGCTGGAGCTCTGGCGGCGGCGTACCTGAACGTCCCGATTGTCCATTTGCAGGGCGGCGAGGTCAGCGGCTCGATCGACGAGAGCGCACGCCATGCCATCACCAAGTTTGCTCAGTACCATGTGCCCGCCACCAGCCGCGCCGCCCGCTACCTGCTGAAGATGGGGGAGGTGGCAGAGACGATTCTCACGGTGGGATGTCCAAGCAGTGACCTTGCGCGCACTCTCGATCGCACGCTGTCAGGCGAGATGGTCAACGAACGAGGCAACGGCGCGCGGATCGATGTCGCGAAGCCCTACATCCTTGCGACCTTCCATCCGACCACCACTGAATTTGGCAGCGAACTCGATCAGATGGATGCCCTGCTCAAGGCACTCGATCGGGTGCGCATCCAGACACTCCTGCTTTGGCCGAACATCGATGCCGGCAGCGATCACATCAGCAAACTCATTCGGGTGTTCCGGCAGGAGAACAAGGCAGACGCGTGGTTGAGGACCCGAGTCAACTTTGCGCCTGAAGACTACCTCAGGGTGTTGGCCCGTGCGGGATGTGCTGTCGGCAACTCCAGCAGCTTCGTCAGAGACGCCAGCTTTTTCGGAACGCCCGTGGTGCTCGTCGGAAACCGGCAACGCGGGCGTGAGCTTGAAGCGCACGTCAGGCGTGTGCCCTGCGAGGCGGAGGCCATAGGGGCGGCGATTCGACACCAGTTGACCCATGGGACCTACAGTCCCAGCACGCTGTATGGTGACGGTCGCGTCGCCGAGCGGCTCGTGGAATCGCTCGTGGGCCTCCGCTCATACGTGCAGAAGCAACTGGCCTACGTCAGGGACGACATCGCGGAATGAGCATCGACGTCTGCTATGTGTTTTCGAATGGGTTCGGCACCCGGATGATTCTGCAGTCGGGTGTGGTGCCACACCTGAGATCCCTGGGCATCTCGATCGCTGTCGTGTCCCCCAATGCCGAAGAACCGTCGCTGCAGGAACTGGCGAGGCGGCAGGGCATTCTGCTTGAACCCGTGCCGAAGATCGGAGGCCGCCGCATGACGCGGTACCACCGGATGCGTCGGTACATGTTCGAGGATATTCGCCAGAATCCGTCGATTTGGGCCCGGCACATGCAGGCCCGGGCGAACCCGCCGAAACATCCGCTCAAGCGGCTGCGACAGGCGCTCTACTACCCGATGAACCGGGCCTCGGTCCGTTTTCCCTGGTTTCGGCAATTCCTGAAGCGGATGGAAGCGCGGGCGCTTCAGAGCACAGAAATGTCCGAAATGTTGAACCGCCTCCGGCCGAGAGTTGCCGTGGCCACCTATCCGATTGACGCACTCGACTCGTGTTTTTTGCACGAGGCGAGGCAACTCGGGATTCACACCGTCGGACACCTGATGAGTTGGGACAATGTCACG is a window encoding:
- a CDS encoding N-acetyl sugar amidotransferase codes for the protein MTHRDKPFVLHGLPEKVIFCTRCVMSNQRPSTSPELRKKNSTIATVGFDEDGVCHACRFLEIKKQIDWRAREEQLVALLDRHRRHDRWDVVVPGSGGKDSAYVSDVLKRRYGMNPLTVTWPPHAYTDIGWKNFQQWLRKGGFDNITLTPNPRIHAVLTRLAFLNLLNPFQPFIIGQKNLAARVALQEGIPLIMYGENQAEYHNTLAENASPLMNLAHYTAKPGQEHFFGGVSETGLQEFGVGRKDLAPYLPIAEGAAIDAGIEIHYMSYYHEWKPQENYYYAVEHTGFEPNPVRSEGTYSKYASLDDRVDGFHYYTMFVKFGQGRAMNDAAHEIRDGHISREEAVALVHKYDGEFPARHFAEFLAYINITEPQFFEAVDRNRSPHLWDLAPNGDWVLKHRVR
- the hisH gene encoding imidazole glycerol phosphate synthase subunit HisH; the protein is MSELVVVDYGSGNLRSIVNALTVVAAQGQRVVLSGDPGVIAAAERIVLPGVGAFAEVRRKLTTSGLIPSLNAFKNSGRPLLGICVGMQIMADEGSEFGHAHGLGWVPGAVTPLEPLDAELKLPHIGWSAVTPRAQSPLFESLPASPYFYFVHSFALSCSALEDVEATAHYGVAFTAAVRRANVVGTQFHPERSSAAGLAFLANFCRWSPS
- a CDS encoding N-acetylneuraminate synthase family protein, whose translation is MVVAEVAQAHDGSLGAAHAYVDAVARAGVDAVKFQTHIAAAESTPAEPWRVKFSPQDETRFDYWRRMEFTEPQWRGLANHARDLGIEFLSTPFSFEAVDLLHRLDVPAWKVGSGEVQNLALIAHIASTGKPVLLSSGMSSWEHLTDAVQVVREHGAPVAVFQCTAAYPCPPENVGLNLLDEIRRRYGCPVGLSDHSGTIYPGIAAAALGADLLEVHVVFSRDCHGPDTSASVTTDELRQLVQGVRAVGAMRAHPVDKDKTAAELADLRLIFGHSLVADRDLPAGHTLRREDIALKKPGTGVPAARVHTFVGRVLKRAIAADHFILENDVD
- the neuC gene encoding UDP-N-acetylglucosamine 2-epimerase (hydrolyzing) encodes the protein MSINRGGAPRKICVILVDRANYGRLKPVMRAIAEHPALELQVVAAGTMVLERFQQPVQMVRQDGFSVDAEIYLELEGSKPVTMAKSLGFGIVEFAGELQRLGPDFVLLIGDRYEALAGALAAAYLNVPIVHLQGGEVSGSIDESARHAITKFAQYHVPATSRAARYLLKMGEVAETILTVGCPSSDLARTLDRTLSGEMVNERGNGARIDVAKPYILATFHPTTTEFGSELDQMDALLKALDRVRIQTLLLWPNIDAGSDHISKLIRVFRQENKADAWLRTRVNFAPEDYLRVLARAGCAVGNSSSFVRDASFFGTPVVLVGNRQRGRELEAHVRRVPCEAEAIGAAIRHQLTHGTYSPSTLYGDGRVAERLVESLVGLRSYVQKQLAYVRDDIAE